In the genome of Gouania willdenowi unplaced genomic scaffold, fGouWil2.1 scaffold_276_arrow_ctg1, whole genome shotgun sequence, the window GTTTTGTGTGGGAAGAGCTTGCAGGCTTccccgcaaaaaaaaaaaaaaaaaaaaaaaaaaaaaaaaaaaaaaaaaaaaaatcaagacaaaaaaaatcaagtaaaataaaataataataataaaaaataaaaataaaaatcaagaaaaaaaagatttactcCCGTACGTACATACGTACCtcactctcttttttttattattattttttttaaaaacaaataaaaaaaaaaaaaaaaaaaaacatttattagaaCATTGTGTTTGGATTTTGAGAATTACTTTAAGTCAGGTTAAGGACAGACCACAAATTAGGTAGaggaatgaagaaaatgtgTGCCAAAGACACCACAGCTACAGCGGAATCACATTCGTAAACAAACTGTGCACCATGCCACTTTTCATTACCACAAACCCCCCCCTCAGCTCAGTGAATTGGTATCTTCCAATGCAACGCAGGACCGTCGACATTGGCCACAAATTTAGCGCCCATTTTTTCAGCggtgaatattaaaaaaaataaataaatactatatCTCTCTAGTTTGGTGTTTGCTGGACATCTTGAAGATTAAAGATCGGGGggtttcgcctttaattggccatgtaatgtcattatatacatggaatttgtcctctgcatttaacccatccctgaggatgcagtgggcagccatttttgcagcGCCTGGGGAGCAACTCAGGGTtaggggacttgctcaacatcccacagtgatatCAGCTTTAGTATTAAGAGGTAAAATTTGTGTATTATCTTTTATAGCATCATGCTaaatgctaactagctaacgCTTCGCATGTGTTGAGAGACTACTTCAACTTTTGATTGATTTGTGTTTAACCTTGAAATTTGTTTCTTGTcactcattttatttgtggtactggtatttctttcttttttacggTTTTGTCAGTAATATTAATTCAGTCAGTGTGCTACAGGTATACagatttttgctttttcaatCAACAGAGGTAATGCACACTTATACAGCTGATTggaatatttagtttaaactttaaTAACTGCcatatttattcaaatatttgttttttattagctGCTGGTGTGAAGATGGCCATGTTGCCCAGCCTCACTAAGGAGGATTTGCGAGACCTGTTTCCTGGGTCAGAAAACTTTTTAAGAAGAAGACACATTTGGcaacttgttcatgtggatatgGAGGTGAgctgtatttattgtttgtataaGAGTTTTGCCCCTAACTGTTAGAAGTGAGGCCAAATGtctgttgtgtttatgttgcaGAGTCAGAAATTGGATCGCCCCGCTCTTGACACTTCTGTTATAGACAGCCCATCTACGCCtttgttttcctcctcctctgacagcaacatcagctCTCCAACACCCTTCAATTCTCCAAAACCTAAACACAAAGATTGTTCTGGCGCCACTAAAAAGCTTCGGCTCATTAGTCCAGAGTATGTCATATACACTGACACAGAACTAGAACTAGCAAGAAGTGCTTACTTTGAAAAGCAGCGTGCTGGACAAGATGAAGACTACACCATGCCAAAAGACTTGCGCTGTAGACTCATTAGGAATACAGTAACAGGCATGATTGCTATGAAAAGAGCGTCCGAGGATGATTTTAAGTACCCAGGCTCCCGTGAACTGACTGCCATGGCTAAGCGTCTAGTAGAATACTACCCAATGCTGTGAGACAAGTCTACGTCCAATACACCTGAATGGGTAAGTCTCTCATTTTGTTgaggaattatttttttaatctgttaccAATGGtaataatagtttgtttttattgttttgttattttaggaAATGGTGAAGAAGCAGTTGTTGAAAAGGGTTCAGAATGTGACAACTCCAAAAAAGAAGCAAGGTCCAACCCCATCAAGAAAAGGACCTAGAAGCCTAAAATTCCAGAGCAGCCAGGCGACGTGCACTGAAGAGAGTGATGAACCTTTCTCCTCCCCTGCTTCAGTCTCTTCAGCTGCTTCATCAGTCGCCTCGTCGTCTTCCTCCACTGTGATCCTAGAGAAGTCAACTCCTTCTACAAGTACTTCCCAAGAGGTGGATCTCTTTAGTGCTATAGGTTAGAATTTGactttacttttacatttactaaatgcttaagtaatattttcatttgtatatcATGTTGTCAACACAGTGTTATAAATAGTTGGtgtattgcttttcttttgatatcatttttgtttgtgttcccAGAGAGCCCACAGAGCCAAGCGAGACACTATAAAACTCTGCAGGATTTGTACAAAACTAAGAACAAACCCAACAAGGAAGATGTATCCCAGCTGCTGGAATTGGAGTTCCAATCTAGACGAGCTTTCATTGACTCTGATGTGATGAAGGAACAGGACAGGCCTATGAAGATACTGCAGGCTTATCCATGTTTTAAAGAACTTGGCCATggaagtatttttttctcacttaACTTGTATATTTCACTTGAACGAAGGCCTCTTAATTTAAATCTCTACTGTTAGATCATCGATGAACTCCAGCGAATCCTTGATAAAGGAAACCCCTTCTTCACAATGGAGCTGAAGAAACGTTGGCTGAGATTTTTTAACCAGGCACAGTTTTATGGGGTGTTCAAAAAAATCATAGGACCACCACTGCAGGACCAAGGTAAGGATGATTTATTTGCTGTTACCCACATACACAAAGACCTAAAATTATTatgatatattattattgtttaaacaGTAAAGAATGCACTTGCTGTCCTGAAAGTACTGCCTCAGATGTTCCCTTCGCATGTAGCTCTGCCGAAGAGGTTGGGACACCCAAGTGATGCTTTGATTCACATTTTGAAGGTAAggttaatatacatatatacacacacacacacacacacacacacacacataattagaatatcatgaaaaagttcatttatttctgtaattCAACTTAAAATGTGAAACTAATATGTGATATAGACTCAACATGCAAAGTGACATAATGTCaagcctttattttttttataatttggatgattatggcttacagtccattttcaaaatattcaaattttatGAGATTTTTAATTTGGGGTTTTTACAAGCTGAGccataataatcaaaatgataacaaataaAGGCTATACATATCTCACTTTGCATGTAATGAGTCTATCATATATTAGTTTCACAGTTTAAGTTGAATAACAGAAGtgactttttcatgatattctaattataggACGAGCACCTGTGTATATATTAGAGTGCTGCAACCCGACCGAAGTCCGACGGGACCTGTCGGAACCCAACGGATTCGGTCGGGCTCGGACAAATATTTAGAACTTATCTAGAAATATCTTAATGCCTATCGGGCTCGGTTCGGATTCGATCACTGCTCTGTCGGACGAGGGCGATGCAGTTCCGTctttgtgtgtgtcacagttgTTAAGGAGTGTTTCTATTATCATGTACTTTGTTCAAACTTATATATTTGGGTGAAGATTTAAtgaattgtttgttttagtcaGCAGAGGACCCCAACACTTACCTTCAATCAAGACCCTTGGTCAGCCCTGTGGTGATTGTCTGTGAGACAAACTGCATCCTGGTCATTGGAACAGTTCCTCTGCTGACTTTCCCCAAAGAAGACCTCAGTGAAAGCGTGATGTATCTTCTTGGCTGTTATTACACCTTTCACCTCACATATCCCAAGTGCATTGCTACCCTCCTGTCTGTGCTACAGACAGAGGTTTTGTTAGATGCCATCCATGAGAAGGACATGACTACTTCCTACAAAAAATCTATGGCTGAATGGAGAAAGTTTCATGATTAAGAcagtttaaacatcagttttagtTTAAGTAGTTCAGCAGCATTAAGTCCCTCCTTTTAAAATGTGGCTCCTGTTCAATGATGTTAAACTACAGTCGTGTGGGGCTATTGGTTATTGCTCTGGTTTGTGGTCTTGACATTGTGATTTTTGCACAATAAAAGTGTAGAAAGATAtgtctcaaatgtttgttttgttttttaactcttaTTTTAAGGTAAATTGTCTTTCATTAAATTCTGATTTTAAGCATTATTTTCTTGTAAACATTATCATATTTAAGTGAAATGTGCTTGTTTTTGGAATAGCTGTTCCtatttcaagttttatttactaagctaatttttcttatttacaATAATCAGGTCTAAATAGGCCAAAAATATGTGAATATTTCTGATTTTAAGAAAATTGTTCTAAACATTACAgcttgaaaaaaagacaatattgctTGTTTTTAGTCTAAAACTACTAATTTCAAGATTGCTTCATGGTTCTTTTTTAACATACGataattaaatgttgttttcagaacatctaatttcatcttaatctaaatctaacaacaaaacCATGTATGTAAGCAGAGACAAAACTGATATAATCCAGACAgtagattaacactaaaaagacagtttgagcaaaatacacaaaatctaaattgttaacaaataaaaataattatattttaaatattaaacttaatacacattaaacaattcATATATACcttataaatcaaataaagcagacacaatagagccctaaatgatatataatttgataataataacatgTCTACCTAAATAAATGCAGTATGCTATTCTGTACATTACATGTTGTTAAAGTTAATAGTATTCATAGATCTGCTTGACAATGTCATATATTCTCCTTTTTCTATGATAGTGTAATGTTGCTAGGCGACCAGCCTGCTAACTAAACGTTAGC includes:
- the LOC114459265 gene encoding uncharacterized protein LOC114459265 isoform X2; translation: MVKKQLLKRVQNVTTPKKKQGPTPSRKGPRSLKFQSSQATCTEESDEPFSSPASVSSAASSVASSSSSTVILEKSTPSTSTSQEVDLFSAIESPQSQARHYKTLQDLYKTKNKPNKEDVSQLLELEFQSRRAFIDSDVMKEQDRPMKILQAYPCFKELGHIIDELQRILDKGNPFFTMELKKRWLRFFNQAQFYGVFKKIIGPPLQDQALPKRLGHPSDALIHILKSAEDPNTYLQSRPLVSPVVIVCETNCILVIGTVPLLTFPKEDLSESVMYLLGCYYTFHLTYPKCIATLLSVLQTEVLLDAIHEKDMTTSYKKSMAEWRKFHD
- the LOC114459265 gene encoding uncharacterized protein LOC114459265 isoform X1; the encoded protein is MVKKQLLKRVQNVTTPKKKQGPTPSRKGPRSLKFQSSQATCTEESDEPFSSPASVSSAASSVASSSSSTVILEKSTPSTSTSQEVDLFSAIESPQSQARHYKTLQDLYKTKNKPNKEDVSQLLELEFQSRRAFIDSDVMKEQDRPMKILQAYPCFKELGHIIDELQRILDKGNPFFTMELKKRWLRFFNQAQFYGVFKKIIGPPLQDQVKNALAVLKVLPQMFPSHVALPKRLGHPSDALIHILKSAEDPNTYLQSRPLVSPVVIVCETNCILVIGTVPLLTFPKEDLSESVMYLLGCYYTFHLTYPKCIATLLSVLQTEVLLDAIHEKDMTTSYKKSMAEWRKFHD